In Canis lupus dingo isolate Sandy chromosome 12, ASM325472v2, whole genome shotgun sequence, the following proteins share a genomic window:
- the HTR1B gene encoding 5-hydroxytryptamine receptor 1B, protein MEAAGAPCAPPPPAGSQTGAPPANLSSAPHNCSAEGYIYQDSVALPWKVLLVLLLALITLATTLSNAFVIATVYRTRKLHTPANYLIASLAVTDLLVSILVMPISTMYTVTGRWTLGQVVCDLWLSSDITCCTASILHLCVIALDRYWAITDAVEYSAKRTPKRAAVMIALVWVFSISISLPPFFWRQAKAEEEVSDCVVNTDHILYTVYSTVGAFYFPTLLLIALYGRIYVEARSRILKQTPNRTGKRLTRAQLITDSPGSTSSVTSVNSRAPDVPSESGSPVYVNQVKVRVSDALLEKKKLMAARERKATKTLGIILGAFIVCWLPFFIISLVMPICKDACWFHLAIFDFFTWLGYLNSLINPIIYTMSNEDFKQAFHKLIRFKCAG, encoded by the coding sequence ATGGAAGCAGCCGGCGCTCCgtgcgccccgccgccgcccgcgggcTCCCAGACCGGGGCTCCTCCAGCCAACCTGTCTTCGGCGCCGCACAACTGCAGCGCCGAGGGCTACATCTACCAGGACTCCGTCGCGCTGCCCTGGAAAGTGCTCCTGGTCCTTCTGCTGGCACTCATCACCCTGGCCACCACGCTCTCCAACGCCTTTGTGATCGCCACGGTGTACCGGACCCGGAAGCTGCACACGCCAGCCAACTACCTGATCGCCTCCCTGGCCGTCACCGACCTGCTCGTCTCCATCCTGGTGATGCCCATCAGCACCATGTACACGGTCACCGGCCGCTGGACGCTGGGCCAGGTGGTCTGCGACTTGTGGCTGTCGTCGGACATCACCTGTTGCACGGCTTCCATCCTGCACCTCTGCGTCATCGCCCTGGACCGCTACTGGGCCATCACGGACGCCGTGGAGTACTCCGCCAAAAGGACTCCCAAGAGGGCCGCGGTCATGATCGCGCTCGTGTGGgtcttctccatctccatctcgCTGCCGCCCTTCTTCTGGCGCCAGGCCAAAGCCGAGGAGGAGGTGTCGGACTGCGTGGTGAACACCGACCACATCCTCTACACCGTGTACTCCACGGTGGGCGCTTTCTActtccccaccctgctcctcaTCGCCCTCTACGGCCGCATCTACGTGGAAGCCCGCTCCCGGATTTTGAAACAGACGCCCAACAGGACCGGCAAGCGCCTGACCCGAGCCCAGCTGATAACCGACTCCCCCGGCTCCACGTCCTCGGTCACCTCCGTTAACTCGCGGGCTCCCGACGTGCCCAGCGAATCCGGGTCCCCGGTGTACGTGAACCAAGTCAAAGTGCGGGTCTCCGACGCGCTGCTGGAGAAGAAGAAACTCATGGCCGCTAGGGAGCGCAAAGCCACCAAGACCCTGGGAATCATCCTGGGAGCCTTTATCGTGTGCTGGCTGCCCTTCTTCATCATCTCCCTGGTGATGCCTATTTGCAAGGACGCCTGCTGGTTCCACCTGGCCATCTTCGACTTCTTCACGTGGCTGGGCTATCTCAACTCCCTTATCAACCCCATCATCTATACCATGTCCAATGAGGACTTCAAACAAGCGTTCCATAAACTGATACGCTTTAAGTGCGCAGGTTGA